The following coding sequences lie in one Streptococcus suis genomic window:
- a CDS encoding phosphate acetyltransferase, giving the protein MKIFEQLATKLEGKKVRIVLPEGEEPRILQATKRLVNESDVVPVLLGNPDRIKIYLDIEGITEGFEIIDPAHYDRYDEMVAALVERRKGKVSEEQAHELLKDVNYFGVMLVYMGVVEGMVSGAIHSTASTVRPALQIIKTEPGVSKTSGAFLMVKGEERYIFGDCAINIDPDAQTLAEIAINSARTAKMFGIDPKVAMLSYSTKGSGAGPKVDKVVEATKIAQKLRPELDLDGELQFDAAFVPTTGKLKAPGSSVAGQATVFIFPGISAGNIGYKIAERMGGFAAVGPVLQGLNQPVNDLSRGCNPDDVYNLTLITAVQALEHR; this is encoded by the coding sequence ATGAAAATTTTTGAGCAATTAGCTACAAAGCTAGAGGGTAAAAAAGTACGTATCGTATTGCCAGAAGGTGAAGAACCACGTATCTTGCAGGCGACAAAACGTTTGGTAAATGAGTCGGATGTAGTACCCGTCTTGCTTGGAAACCCAGATCGTATTAAGATTTACCTTGACATTGAAGGGATTACAGAAGGTTTTGAAATTATTGACCCAGCTCATTATGATAGATATGATGAGATGGTAGCTGCTTTGGTAGAGCGCCGTAAAGGTAAGGTATCAGAAGAGCAGGCACATGAGTTGTTGAAAGATGTTAACTACTTTGGTGTTATGTTGGTATATATGGGCGTAGTAGAAGGTATGGTATCTGGTGCGATTCATTCAACCGCTTCAACAGTTCGTCCAGCTCTTCAAATCATTAAAACAGAGCCAGGTGTATCGAAAACATCAGGTGCCTTCTTGATGGTAAAAGGTGAAGAGCGTTATATTTTTGGTGACTGTGCTATCAACATTGATCCAGATGCTCAAACCCTGGCAGAAATCGCGATCAACTCAGCACGTACTGCTAAAATGTTTGGTATTGATCCAAAAGTTGCAATGCTCAGCTATTCAACAAAAGGCTCTGGTGCTGGTCCTAAAGTAGATAAGGTTGTTGAAGCTACAAAAATTGCTCAAAAATTGCGTCCGGAGTTGGATTTGGATGGTGAATTGCAATTTGATGCTGCCTTTGTTCCTACCACAGGTAAATTAAAAGCCCCAGGTTCGAGTGTTGCTGGTCAAGCGACTGTATTTATTTTCCCAGGTATCTCAGCTGGTAATATTGGTTATAAAATTGCCGAACGTATGGGAGGATTTGCAGCGGTAGGTCCTGTTTTACAAGGTTTGAATCAGCCTGTAAACGACTTGTCTCGTGGTTGTAACCCTGATGATGTTTACAACTTGACCTTGATTACTGCGGTTCAGGCTTTGGAGCACCGTTAA